The Cyclopterus lumpus isolate fCycLum1 chromosome 12, fCycLum1.pri, whole genome shotgun sequence genome window below encodes:
- the dbh gene encoding dopamine beta-hydroxylase: MIICNKNLRLQDITIMYFTALAALMVILVASYQAPTNAIEVSGLKLNPHSPLPPLPMPFRVPLDPRGDLQLAWNISYADQEVYMELRVADIKHGVVLGLSNRGELTNADLVVLWDSGANSYFGDAWSDNEGHVSLDSQQDYELMEAKHKTDGFYLLFKRPFSTCDPRDYLIEEGTVHIFYGLLEEPLPSLDQLNLSRIHTGLQRVLMLRPDTPSPTLPPDVQTLDVVAPNVVIPNQETTYWCFIQALPENMPKNHIVMYESLVTPGNEAIVHHMEVFECSPETRDVPEYSGSCDDKMKPGKLNFCRHVLAAWAVGAEAFYYPPDAGLPMGGSGSSRFLRLEVHYHNPLLISGRRDSSGIRLHFTQSLRRYDAGIMELGLVYTPIMAIPPKQHTFYLNGYCTSRCTQTAFPPGGIHVFASQLHTHLAGRGVRTVLVRGGKELEVVQEDQHFSAHYQTIRVLKKMANVLPGDVLITKCTYNTEDRSKPTVGGFSIMDEMCVNYIHYYPRTKLELCKSHVDPEYLQKYFNFINRFHGNDQCVCGEVGVTEQYSQLQWDTFTEEVLDSLYNTAPISMHCNQSSARLFPGEWDEQPVPVVTSILEKPRYPCEGGAHPTSQPLTPAV, translated from the exons ATGATAATCTGCAATAAGAACCTCCGCCTTCAGGACATCACCATCATGTACTTCACAGCCCTGGCTGCTCTAATGGTCATCTTGGTGGCTTCGTATCAGGCGCCCACCAATGCTATCGAAGTGTCCGGCCTTAAATTAAACCCACACAGCCCTCTCCCACCTCTTCCCATGCCCTTCCGTGTGCCGCTTGACCCACGAGGGGATCTCCAGCTGGCCTGGAACATCAGCTATGCTGACCAGGAGGTTTACATGGAGCTGAGGGTGGCAGACATCAAACATGGCGTGGTCCTGGGGTTGTCCAACCGCGGGGAGCTGACCAACGCTGACCTGGTGGTGCTCTGGGACTCTGGAGCTAATAGCTACTTTGGG GATGCGTGGAGCGACAATGAGGGTCACGTTTCTTTGGACAGCCAACAAGACTACGAGTTGATGGAAGCCAAACACAAAACTGACGGATTCTACCTGCTTTTCAAGAGGCCGTTCAGTACCTGTGATCCCAGGGACTACCTCATAGAG GAGGGAACTGTGCACATCTTCTATGGATTACTGGAGGAACCACTTCCCTCACTGGATCAGCTGAACCTGTCCCGGATCCACACAGGACTTCAGCGAGTGCTGATGCTGCGCCCCGACACGCCGTCACCCACCCTGCCTCCAGACGTGCAGACGCTGGACGTTGTGGCGCCAAACGTTGTCATCCCAAATCAAGAGACCACCTACTGGTGCTTCATACAGGCGCTGCCTGAAAACATGCCAAAGAACCACATTGTTATG TATGAGTCACTGGTAACTCCAGGTAACGAGGCCATCGTGCATCACATGGAAGTGTTCGAATGTTCTCCGGAAACCCGCGACGTTCCAGAGTACAGCGGTTCCTGTGATGACAAGATGAAGCCAGGCAAGCTCAACTTCTGCCGCCATGTGCTCGCTGCATGGGCTGTGGGTGCTGAG gctttTTACTATCCTCCTGATGCAGGGCTGCCTATGGGTGGATCAGGTTCCTCCAGGTTCCTTCGTCTGGAGGTCCATTACCACAACCCTCTCCTCATATCtg GCCGTCGGGACTCATCGGGGATACGGTTACATTTCACCCAGAGTCTGAGGCGGTACGACGCAGGGATCATGGAGCTGGGTCTTGTTTATACTCCCATCATGGCTATCCCACCCAAACAACACACCTTCTACCTTAATGGATATTGCACCTCCAGGTGTACCCAGACT GCTTTTCCTCCAGGAGGAATCCATGTATTTGCGTCCCAGCTGCACACCCACCTGGCGGGGCGTGGGGTGAGGACAGTTCTGGTGAGGGGAGGCAAAGAGCTGGAGGTGGTACAGGAGGACCAGCACTTCAGTGCACACTACCAG ACGATCCGAGTTCTAAAGAAAATGGCGAATGTTTTACCT GGGGATGTTCTCATAACAAAGTGTACTTATAACACAGAAGATAGGAGCAAGCCTACAGTG ggAGGTTTTAGCATCATGGATGAAATGTGTGTCAACTACATTCACTACTACCCTCGAACTAAGCTGGAGCTCTGCAAGAGCCACGTTGACCCAGAATACCTGCAGAAATACTTTAACTTCATTAACAG GTTCCACGGAAatgaccagtgtgtgtgtggggaggttGGTGTGACGGAGCAGTATTCTCAGCTACAGTGGGACACGTTCACTGAAGAAGTTCTGGACTCCCTTTATAATACTGCCCCCATCTCCATGCACTGCAACCAGTCGAGTGCACGCCTCTTTCCT GGAGAGTGGGATGAACAACCCGTACCGGTGGTTACCTCCATCCTTGAAAAGCCTCGCTACCCTTGTGAGGGAGGAGCACATCCCACCAGCCAACCCCTTACACCTGCCGTCTGA